Proteins encoded by one window of Actinocorallia herbida:
- a CDS encoding VOC family protein: MPKRPITHLRHVDFAVPDYDKQRQFYESTWGLTNVGTDGDITYYAAEGSPEQYVIRLRKSEDKRLDLLAFGSESPDDVDTLAQNLASSDVQLITEPGSLQTPGGGYGFRFFDVDGRVVEISADVEARQHRKVEEREAIPVRLAHAVINSPNPEGTRSFYERHLGFDLSDTLRHPAMGELMYFMRCNPYHHNLAITRAPHASVHHVSFEMRGIEEWMRGGGRAIRAGAEKIWGPGRHMAGDNLFMYFLDPHGNGHEYTYGVETLDEDTWHPHVYDISQPENQDQWGTAGPMTELITKALWNTPDPLFSAPPA, encoded by the coding sequence ATGCCCAAGCGGCCGATCACCCATCTGCGGCACGTCGACTTCGCCGTGCCCGATTACGACAAGCAGCGCCAGTTCTACGAGTCCACCTGGGGACTCACGAACGTCGGCACCGACGGCGACATCACCTACTACGCCGCCGAAGGCTCCCCCGAGCAGTACGTGATCCGGCTCCGCAAGTCGGAGGACAAGCGCCTCGACCTGCTCGCCTTCGGCTCCGAGTCCCCCGACGACGTCGACACCCTCGCCCAGAACCTGGCTTCCTCTGACGTCCAGCTCATCACCGAGCCTGGCTCTCTGCAGACGCCCGGCGGCGGCTACGGCTTCCGCTTCTTCGACGTCGACGGCCGCGTCGTGGAGATCTCGGCTGATGTCGAGGCCCGGCAGCACCGCAAGGTCGAGGAGCGCGAGGCCATCCCCGTCCGCCTCGCCCACGCGGTCATCAACTCGCCCAATCCCGAAGGCACCCGCTCCTTCTACGAGCGGCACCTGGGCTTCGACCTGTCCGACACGCTTCGGCACCCCGCCATGGGCGAGCTCATGTACTTCATGCGCTGCAACCCCTACCACCACAACCTGGCGATCACCCGGGCGCCGCACGCCTCGGTGCACCACGTGAGCTTCGAGATGCGGGGCATCGAGGAGTGGATGCGAGGCGGCGGCCGGGCGATCCGGGCCGGTGCCGAGAAGATCTGGGGGCCTGGTCGGCACATGGCGGGCGACAACCTGTTCATGTACTTCCTGGACCCGCACGGCAACGGCCACGAGTACACCTACGGCGTCGAGACCCTCGACGAGGACACCTGGCACCCGCACGTCTACGACATCAGCCAGCCGGAGAACCAGGACCAGTGGGGCACCGCCGGGCCGATGACCGAGCTCATCACCAAGGCCCTCTGGAACACCCCCGACCCGCTCTTCTCGGCTCCCCCTGCCTGA
- the boxB gene encoding benzoyl-CoA 2,3-epoxidase subunit BoxB, translating to MTISADYSEKIPNNVDLHEDRRLQRALESWQPNFLSWWDSMGPTLPTEDVYLRTAINVGREGWAHFGHVAMRDYRWGIFLAERDPNRRIAFGQHKGEAAWQQVPGEYRADLQRLIVIQGDTEPASVEQQRNLGATAPSLYDLRNLFQVNVEEGRHLWAMVYLLHAYFGREGREEAEELLHRNSGSEESPRILGAFNEETPDWLSFFMFTYFTDRDGKYQLGTLKESAFDPLSRTCEFMLKEESHHMFVGTTGIDRVVQRTVELMREHDTDEVIGHGGIPLDIIQKYLNFHYSVSLDLFGSETSTNVANYFTAGLKGRWSEERRSDDHKLTQESILVDAVVDGRAGQTEVAALVGLNTDLRREYIGDCQNGVNRWNRILEDAGLSMRFRLPHVAFNRQVGAFVGVQATPDGSLIPADVWEREKGKWLPTEVDRTYVRSLMQPVYERGKVAAWIAPPRQGINGKSFDYDYVHLA from the coding sequence ATGACGATCAGCGCCGACTACTCCGAGAAGATTCCCAACAACGTCGACCTGCACGAGGACCGTCGGCTCCAGCGGGCCCTGGAGTCCTGGCAGCCCAACTTCCTGTCCTGGTGGGACTCCATGGGCCCGACCCTGCCCACCGAGGACGTCTACCTGCGCACGGCGATCAACGTCGGACGCGAAGGCTGGGCGCACTTCGGCCACGTCGCGATGCGCGACTACCGCTGGGGCATCTTCCTCGCTGAACGCGACCCGAACCGGCGCATCGCCTTCGGCCAGCACAAGGGCGAGGCGGCCTGGCAGCAGGTCCCGGGCGAGTACCGCGCCGACCTTCAGCGCCTCATCGTCATCCAGGGCGACACCGAGCCCGCCTCGGTCGAGCAGCAGCGCAACCTCGGGGCCACCGCGCCAAGCCTCTACGATCTGCGCAACCTTTTCCAGGTCAACGTGGAGGAGGGCCGCCACCTGTGGGCGATGGTCTACCTCCTGCACGCCTACTTCGGCCGCGAAGGCCGGGAAGAGGCCGAGGAACTGCTGCACCGCAACTCCGGCAGCGAGGAGTCCCCCCGGATCCTCGGCGCCTTCAACGAGGAGACCCCCGACTGGCTCTCCTTCTTCATGTTCACCTATTTCACCGACCGGGACGGCAAGTACCAGCTCGGCACGCTGAAGGAATCGGCGTTCGACCCGCTCAGCCGCACCTGCGAGTTCATGCTGAAGGAGGAGTCTCACCACATGTTCGTTGGGACGACCGGCATCGACCGGGTGGTCCAGCGGACAGTCGAACTGATGCGCGAGCACGACACCGATGAGGTCATCGGGCACGGCGGCATTCCCCTCGACATCATTCAGAAGTACCTCAACTTCCACTACTCCGTCTCGCTCGACCTCTTCGGTTCCGAGACCTCCACCAACGTCGCCAACTACTTCACCGCTGGGCTCAAAGGCCGCTGGTCGGAGGAACGCCGCTCCGACGACCACAAGCTCACGCAGGAATCGATCCTGGTCGACGCCGTCGTGGACGGTCGAGCAGGCCAGACCGAGGTGGCCGCGCTGGTCGGTCTCAACACGGACCTTCGCCGCGAGTACATCGGCGACTGCCAGAACGGCGTCAACCGCTGGAACCGTATCCTGGAGGACGCCGGGCTCAGCATGCGGTTCCGTCTGCCGCACGTGGCGTTCAACCGGCAGGTCGGCGCGTTCGTCGGCGTTCAGGCCACCCCTGACGGCTCGCTCATCCCCGCCGACGTGTGGGAGCGCGAGAAGGGCAAGTGGCTGCCCACCGAGGTCGACAGGACCTACGTCCGATCCCTGATGCAGCCGGTTTACGAGCGCGGAAAGGTCGCGGCCTGGATCGCGCCGCCCCGCCAAGGAATCAACGGCAAGTCCTTCGATTACGACTACGTCCACCTCGCCTGA
- a CDS encoding FAD-dependent oxidoreductase produces MAAVENVLVIGCGTAGSALAILLSRGGIAVEIAEIKPSLNALGSGITLQGNALRVLRDLGVWDKVSAVGFPFESLGLRAPDGSLLAEIPDARTGGDDLPATLGMNRPELSAILNEEAQAAGTTIRTGLTVDALTDTDDGVLVAFSDGTTGTYDLVVGADGIRSKVRGLIGIDVSPKPAGMGIWRVHTKRPKDIERTDLIYGGPAFIAGYCPTSADTMYAYLVEEARPRESINDADKPAHMLALAEGYGGAWEEIRTDITDPDRINYTWFESLLVERPWNRGRTILIGDAAHACPPTLAQGAAQCLEDAWVLAELLLAADTLDQSLFDTFMDRRYDRVKTVVEGSLQLVAWQLAHVTDADVPGLMGSIAATVSQRP; encoded by the coding sequence ATGGCAGCAGTAGAGAACGTCCTCGTCATCGGCTGCGGCACCGCAGGATCCGCGCTCGCCATCCTGCTCTCCCGAGGCGGCATCGCCGTCGAGATCGCCGAGATCAAGCCCAGCCTGAACGCCCTCGGTTCCGGCATCACCCTTCAGGGGAACGCGCTGCGCGTGCTGCGCGACCTCGGTGTCTGGGACAAGGTCTCGGCCGTCGGGTTCCCCTTCGAGAGCCTCGGTCTGCGCGCCCCCGACGGCTCGCTCCTCGCCGAGATCCCCGACGCCCGCACCGGCGGCGACGACCTGCCGGCCACCCTCGGCATGAACCGCCCCGAACTGTCGGCGATCCTGAACGAGGAAGCTCAGGCCGCAGGCACGACCATTCGCACCGGCCTCACCGTCGACGCCCTCACCGACACCGACGACGGCGTCCTGGTCGCCTTCTCCGACGGCACCACCGGCACGTACGACCTGGTCGTCGGCGCCGACGGCATCCGCTCCAAAGTCCGCGGCCTGATCGGCATCGACGTCAGCCCGAAGCCCGCGGGCATGGGCATCTGGCGGGTGCACACCAAGCGGCCCAAGGACATCGAGCGCACCGACCTCATCTACGGCGGCCCCGCCTTCATCGCCGGGTACTGCCCGACCAGTGCCGACACCATGTACGCCTACCTCGTCGAGGAGGCCCGCCCGCGCGAGTCGATCAACGACGCCGACAAGCCCGCTCACATGCTGGCGCTGGCCGAGGGCTACGGCGGAGCGTGGGAGGAGATCCGCACCGACATCACCGACCCTGACCGGATCAACTACACCTGGTTCGAGTCCCTCCTGGTGGAACGTCCGTGGAACCGCGGCCGGACCATCCTGATCGGTGACGCCGCCCACGCCTGCCCGCCCACCCTCGCCCAGGGCGCGGCCCAGTGCCTGGAGGACGCCTGGGTCCTGGCCGAGCTCCTGCTCGCCGCCGACACCCTGGACCAGAGCCTCTTCGACACCTTCATGGACCGCCGCTACGACCGGGTCAAGACGGTCGTCGAGGGCTCCCTCCAGCTCGTGGCCTGGCAGCTCGCCCACGTCACCGACGCCGACGTCCCGGGCCTCATGGGATCCATCGCCGCGACCGTCAGCCAGCGCCCCTAG
- the boxC gene encoding 2,3-epoxybenzoyl-CoA dihydrolase has product MARLADTGRVEFQTDPSRYRHWRLAFDGPVATLTMDVDEQGGLVPGYELKLNSYDLGVDIELYDAVQRLRFEHPEVGTVVVTGGKEKVFCAGANIRMLAASTHAWKVNFCKFTNETRNGIEDASANSGQTYLAALNGTASGGGYELALACDHIMLIDDRSSMVSLPELPLLGVLPGTGGLTRVVDKRHARRDLADYFSTKAEGVGGKRAVQWKLVDEAVPRGTWDESVARRAAELAAKSDRPAEAAGIALPPLQKTRSADRIGYRYVEASLDHGRGVAEITLRGPDAEAPADAAAVHAQGSDFWTLALARELDDLILDLRANESGLGTWVIRTRGDAGRVLSYDALLLANADDWLIREITLYLKRTFKRLDVTSRSLIALIDPGSCFAGSLLEPALAADRSFQLTGVFEEVDPDAEPAALTVGPMNLGPLPMGNGLTRLATRFWGDPEALAAAEKSEGVPLAAADAERLGLVTFAPDDIDWDEEVRIAIEERVSFSPDALTGLEANYRFAGPETVETKIFGRLSAWQNWIFYRPNASGSEGALRKYGTGQRADFDRERV; this is encoded by the coding sequence ATGGCTCGCTTGGCCGACACTGGTCGTGTCGAGTTTCAGACGGATCCGTCCCGCTACCGCCACTGGCGTTTGGCGTTTGACGGTCCTGTTGCCACACTCACGATGGATGTAGATGAACAGGGCGGACTCGTCCCGGGCTACGAACTCAAGCTGAACTCCTACGACCTGGGCGTCGACATCGAGCTGTACGACGCCGTGCAGCGGCTGCGCTTCGAGCATCCGGAGGTCGGCACGGTCGTCGTCACCGGCGGCAAGGAGAAGGTGTTCTGTGCGGGAGCGAACATCCGCATGCTCGCCGCTTCCACCCACGCCTGGAAGGTGAACTTCTGCAAGTTCACCAACGAGACCCGCAACGGCATCGAAGACGCCAGCGCGAACTCCGGCCAGACCTACTTGGCCGCGCTCAACGGCACCGCCTCCGGCGGAGGCTACGAACTCGCGCTGGCGTGCGACCACATCATGCTGATCGACGACCGGTCGTCGATGGTCTCGCTACCCGAGCTGCCACTGCTGGGCGTGCTGCCTGGGACCGGCGGCCTGACCCGGGTCGTGGACAAGCGCCACGCGCGCCGCGACCTCGCGGACTACTTCTCCACCAAAGCCGAGGGCGTGGGCGGCAAGCGGGCCGTCCAATGGAAGCTCGTGGACGAGGCGGTGCCCCGCGGCACGTGGGACGAGTCCGTGGCGAGGAGGGCCGCCGAGCTCGCCGCCAAATCCGACCGGCCCGCAGAGGCCGCCGGAATCGCGCTGCCTCCTCTGCAGAAGACCAGGTCGGCGGACCGTATCGGATACCGGTACGTCGAGGCGTCTCTGGACCACGGACGGGGAGTCGCCGAGATCACCCTGCGCGGTCCGGATGCCGAAGCGCCCGCGGACGCTGCCGCCGTTCACGCCCAGGGCTCCGATTTCTGGACGCTGGCGCTTGCGCGCGAGCTGGACGACCTGATCCTCGATCTGCGAGCGAACGAGTCAGGGCTGGGAACCTGGGTCATTCGCACCCGCGGCGATGCCGGACGGGTCCTGTCCTACGACGCCCTGCTGCTCGCGAACGCCGACGACTGGCTGATCCGCGAGATCACGCTCTACCTGAAGAGGACCTTCAAGCGCCTCGACGTGACGAGCCGCAGCCTCATCGCGCTCATCGACCCCGGTAGCTGCTTCGCCGGCTCCCTGCTGGAGCCTGCGCTGGCCGCGGACCGCTCCTTCCAGCTCACCGGCGTCTTCGAGGAGGTCGACCCCGATGCGGAACCGGCGGCGCTCACCGTCGGCCCGATGAACCTGGGCCCGCTGCCGATGGGCAACGGCCTCACCCGTCTCGCCACGCGCTTCTGGGGTGACCCCGAGGCTCTGGCCGCGGCAGAGAAGTCCGAGGGCGTTCCACTCGCGGCCGCTGATGCCGAGCGGCTCGGCCTCGTCACCTTCGCCCCCGACGACATCGACTGGGACGAGGAGGTGCGGATCGCGATCGAGGAGCGCGTGAGCTTCAGCCCGGACGCGCTCACCGGCCTGGAGGCCAACTACCGGTTCGCCGGTCCGGAGACCGTGGAGACCAAGATCTTCGGGCGTCTTTCGGCCTGGCAGAACTGGATCTTCTACCGCCCCAACGCGTCCGGGTCCGAAGGCGCTTTGCGCAAGTACGGCACCGGCCAGCGCGCCGACTTCGACAGGGAGCGAGTCTGA
- a CDS encoding LysR family transcriptional regulator, with product MQLASLDLNLLVALRALLEERNVTRAGQRIGLSQPAASGALSRLRKHFGDELLVRQGNGYELTPLGESLRIRSASAYRILDELFASKAEFDPATEEREFLLFASDYVIAVFGIELARVLSLRAPNIRLRFANVDPTIVENPQVALAGVDGMLMPHGVISGLPSADVYDDEWVCMVADDHPDVGPVLTLEDLRRLPWVAYQRPYDAPVVRQIAMLGLEPQIQVSVHSFVLLPEFVAGTRRIALIQRRLAEKLRGRAPVRLLPCPFEAVPVKEALWWHPIHDHEPAHMWFREIAVRIGRGLPTLQ from the coding sequence ATGCAGCTCGCGAGTCTCGACCTGAATCTTCTGGTGGCGCTGCGGGCGCTGCTGGAGGAGCGCAACGTCACGAGGGCCGGTCAGAGGATCGGCCTCAGCCAGCCTGCGGCGAGTGGGGCCCTCAGCCGTCTGCGGAAGCATTTCGGAGACGAGCTGCTGGTCCGCCAGGGCAACGGCTATGAGCTGACACCGCTGGGTGAGTCGCTGCGGATCCGCTCCGCCAGCGCCTACCGGATCTTGGACGAGCTGTTCGCCAGCAAGGCGGAGTTCGACCCGGCGACCGAGGAGCGCGAGTTTCTGCTCTTCGCCTCCGACTACGTGATCGCCGTCTTCGGTATCGAGCTCGCCCGCGTCCTGAGTCTTCGTGCGCCGAACATCCGGCTGAGGTTCGCCAATGTCGATCCGACGATCGTGGAGAACCCCCAGGTCGCGCTGGCCGGCGTCGACGGGATGCTCATGCCGCACGGCGTCATCAGCGGGTTGCCGAGTGCGGACGTGTACGACGACGAGTGGGTGTGCATGGTCGCGGACGACCACCCCGATGTCGGGCCTGTGCTGACGCTGGAGGACCTCAGGCGACTCCCCTGGGTGGCCTATCAGCGGCCCTACGATGCTCCGGTCGTGCGACAGATCGCGATGTTGGGCCTGGAGCCGCAGATCCAGGTATCGGTGCACAGCTTCGTGCTGCTGCCGGAGTTCGTGGCGGGCACGCGCAGGATCGCGCTCATACAGCGCCGACTCGCTGAGAAGTTGCGAGGGAGGGCCCCTGTCCGCCTGCTGCCCTGCCCCTTCGAGGCGGTGCCGGTCAAGGAGGCGTTGTGGTGGCACCCCATCCATGATCACGAGCCGGCGCACATGTGGTTCCGCGAGATCGCGGTGCGAATCGGCAGGGGGCTGCCAACCCTGCAATAA
- a CDS encoding fumarylacetoacetate hydrolase family protein codes for MRFATWESAGVVQAGVVSDAGLHALPEGRTIIDLVRSGLPAALAAGHAALANDPVSLESVRLLPPLEPPTVRDFVAFEEHVEGVVASVGDGGGVVPEWYEAPTFYFTNPYALVGAHDDVAVPPGSQVLDFELEVAAVVGLDGTSLSPDQARDHVFGYTILNDWSARDLQRREMKVTLGPAKGKDFASTLGPWLVTADELAPFHDADGFLELEMSVSVNGTLIGRDLLSNMGWPFEDLLSYASRGTWIRAGDVLGSGTCGNGGCLAELWGRRGEQDPPPLRPGDIVEMTVEGIGTIRNRIVPGVELPPVRPARPRSRRRERA; via the coding sequence ATGCGGTTCGCAACCTGGGAATCCGCCGGGGTGGTGCAGGCCGGAGTCGTCTCCGACGCCGGCCTGCACGCCCTGCCGGAAGGACGCACCATCATCGACCTGGTCAGGTCCGGCCTGCCCGCCGCGCTCGCGGCGGGCCATGCCGCGTTGGCCAACGACCCGGTCTCCCTGGAGTCCGTACGTCTGCTACCTCCGCTCGAGCCGCCCACGGTGCGCGACTTCGTCGCCTTCGAAGAACACGTCGAAGGCGTGGTCGCGAGTGTCGGCGACGGTGGGGGCGTCGTGCCCGAGTGGTACGAGGCTCCGACGTTCTACTTCACGAATCCCTACGCGCTGGTCGGCGCGCACGACGACGTCGCGGTCCCTCCCGGCTCACAGGTCCTGGACTTCGAGCTGGAAGTGGCCGCGGTCGTCGGCCTCGACGGCACCTCACTCTCGCCGGACCAGGCCCGCGACCACGTTTTCGGGTACACGATCCTCAACGACTGGTCGGCCCGCGACCTCCAGAGGCGCGAGATGAAGGTGACACTCGGGCCCGCCAAGGGCAAGGATTTCGCGAGCACCCTCGGACCCTGGCTGGTCACCGCCGACGAACTCGCCCCCTTCCACGATGCCGACGGCTTCCTGGAGCTGGAGATGAGCGTGTCGGTCAACGGGACCCTCATCGGCCGTGATCTTCTGTCGAACATGGGCTGGCCCTTCGAGGATCTGCTGTCCTACGCTTCGCGCGGCACCTGGATCAGGGCCGGGGACGTCCTGGGCTCTGGCACCTGCGGTAACGGCGGCTGCCTGGCCGAGCTCTGGGGGCGGCGCGGTGAGCAGGATCCGCCGCCGCTGCGTCCCGGCGACATCGTCGAGATGACGGTCGAGGGCATCGGCACGATCCGGAACCGGATCGTGCCCGGCGTAGAACTGCCACCGGTCCGTCCTGCCCGCCCCCGCTCCCGCAGGAGGGAGCGGGCGTGA
- a CDS encoding cyclase family protein, whose translation MIVDRADPEGAIAAAAVACSNWGRWGEDDVLGTVNYLDEAKRREAAALVRQGVSFSLSQRFEMGGPQKGWRRRTNPVHTMLDTGADAVLGHQGFPHGFGGADDVIAMPLQCSTQWDGLGHIFDHGKAWNGRAAEQVVTSDGDRVTGIEHMAAAVTGRGVLLDAGRHLGTDGELPDGFAITTEHLLAVIAAEDVVVGRGDIVLVRTGQLTRARRDGWGDYAGGAAPGLSFTTAQWLHDSEIAAIATDTWGFEVRPNEFEGAFQPLHQVAIPHIGLLIGEMWDLDALAEHCAADGVYEFLLTAAPIPVTGAVGSPVNPIAVK comes from the coding sequence ATGATCGTGGATCGCGCGGACCCCGAAGGAGCGATCGCCGCCGCGGCCGTCGCATGCTCGAACTGGGGCCGGTGGGGCGAGGACGACGTGCTCGGCACCGTCAATTACCTCGATGAGGCCAAGCGCCGCGAGGCGGCGGCACTCGTGCGCCAGGGCGTGTCGTTCTCGCTGTCGCAGCGATTCGAGATGGGCGGCCCGCAGAAGGGATGGCGCAGGCGCACCAACCCAGTGCACACCATGCTCGACACCGGCGCCGACGCCGTTCTCGGCCACCAGGGGTTCCCGCACGGGTTCGGCGGCGCGGACGACGTGATCGCCATGCCCCTCCAGTGCTCCACCCAGTGGGACGGGCTCGGCCACATCTTCGACCACGGCAAGGCCTGGAACGGCAGGGCCGCCGAGCAGGTCGTCACTTCGGACGGCGACAGGGTCACCGGCATCGAGCACATGGCCGCCGCCGTCACCGGCCGTGGCGTCCTCCTGGACGCAGGACGCCACCTCGGTACGGACGGCGAACTGCCCGACGGTTTCGCGATCACCACCGAGCATCTCCTGGCCGTCATCGCGGCGGAGGACGTCGTCGTCGGCCGCGGCGACATCGTCCTCGTGCGCACCGGGCAGCTCACACGCGCCCGGCGCGATGGTTGGGGTGACTACGCGGGAGGCGCCGCCCCTGGCCTGTCGTTCACCACCGCGCAGTGGCTGCACGACAGCGAGATCGCCGCGATCGCCACGGACACCTGGGGCTTCGAGGTCCGCCCGAACGAGTTCGAAGGTGCCTTCCAGCCTTTGCACCAGGTCGCAATCCCCCACATCGGCCTGCTCATCGGCGAGATGTGGGACCTGGACGCCTTGGCCGAGCACTGCGCGGCCGACGGCGTCTACGAATTCCTGCTCACCGCCGCGCCCATCCCCGTCACCGGCGCGGTCGGTTCCCCCGTAAACCCCATCGCAGTCAAGTGA
- a CDS encoding SDR family NAD(P)-dependent oxidoreductase, with protein MTGRMEGKVVVVTGAGQGQGAAEARLLAAQGATVVAVDLSDTPAEELPGATYRRLDVSDAAGWQELAEDLKAEHGRVHGLVANAGITWRARITELAPADLSRVMDVNVAGTLLGIQTLAPMMPSGGSIVCVGSVAATTAHFPAAYTASKWALRGLAKVACLELGARGIRVNTVHPGYIETPMTASAAPAFRDANVNETPLGRTGTVDEVAPLVLFLLSDEASFISGAEIPVDGGMTAHGGVKSIRDAVFPEDH; from the coding sequence GTGACCGGCCGGATGGAAGGCAAGGTCGTCGTGGTCACCGGTGCCGGGCAGGGCCAAGGCGCGGCCGAGGCCCGGCTTCTGGCAGCGCAGGGCGCGACGGTCGTGGCCGTCGACCTCAGCGACACGCCGGCCGAGGAACTGCCGGGCGCGACGTATCGGAGGCTCGACGTCTCTGACGCCGCAGGCTGGCAAGAGCTCGCAGAGGATCTGAAGGCCGAACACGGTCGGGTCCACGGCCTCGTCGCCAACGCCGGAATCACTTGGCGGGCGCGGATCACCGAACTCGCCCCCGCCGACCTGTCGCGGGTCATGGATGTGAACGTGGCGGGGACCCTTCTGGGCATCCAGACGCTCGCGCCGATGATGCCCTCAGGTGGATCCATCGTCTGCGTCGGCTCCGTCGCGGCGACCACCGCCCACTTTCCCGCCGCTTACACGGCCAGCAAGTGGGCGCTGCGCGGCCTCGCCAAGGTCGCCTGCCTGGAGCTGGGGGCGCGCGGTATTCGTGTGAACACCGTCCATCCCGGCTACATCGAGACGCCGATGACGGCCTCCGCCGCTCCCGCGTTCCGAGACGCCAACGTCAACGAGACCCCGCTCGGACGGACCGGAACAGTCGACGAGGTCGCCCCGCTGGTGCTGTTCCTGCTCAGCGACGAAGCATCCTTCATCTCCGGAGCGGAGATCCCCGTCGACGGGGGCATGACGGCGCACGGCGGCGTCAAGTCGATCCGCGACGCGGTCTTCCCGGAAGACCACTGA